One Pelotomaculum isophthalicicum JI DNA segment encodes these proteins:
- a CDS encoding MBL fold metallo-hydrolase, with translation MIKIHILCDNYAKKRGLLAEHGLSVWIETDDGNILFDTGQTDVFSSNAETSGVDLTKANALVISHGHYDHTGGIPDFCKLNALAPIYIHPKAFNERFFISGGETEKRSIGVPWSSDVRKKLSGRINSTVITKQINSVAVVSPMIPRGVTFEDVPHYFFVRNENDEISHDMFIDEQILVLKGNKGIYIFVGCSHVGVVNCLRYAQKLYPGEKIAGLIGGMHLEGVPDIRIELTIRSFLNYGVETVIPLHCTGMIAICEIKRFLKERCHILSVGDEIVLER, from the coding sequence ATGATAAAAATCCATATCTTATGCGACAACTATGCAAAAAAAAGAGGATTGCTCGCAGAACACGGACTTTCCGTGTGGATAGAAACAGATGACGGGAATATTCTCTTCGATACAGGCCAAACGGATGTTTTTTCCTCGAACGCCGAAACATCTGGTGTGGATCTTACAAAAGCAAATGCTCTGGTCATTAGTCATGGTCATTATGATCATACAGGTGGGATACCGGACTTTTGTAAACTCAACGCCTTAGCGCCAATATACATACATCCTAAGGCCTTCAATGAAAGGTTTTTCATCAGTGGTGGGGAAACCGAAAAAAGGAGTATTGGTGTTCCATGGAGCAGTGATGTTCGGAAAAAACTTAGCGGAAGAATAAATTCAACAGTAATAACGAAACAAATAAATAGCGTGGCTGTAGTATCACCAATGATCCCAAGGGGTGTTACCTTTGAGGATGTTCCCCATTACTTTTTTGTCCGCAATGAGAATGACGAGATATCACATGATATGTTTATTGACGAGCAAATCCTTGTTTTGAAAGGGAACAAAGGGATTTATATTTTTGTGGGATGTAGCCACGTAGGAGTAGTAAACTGTCTCAGATATGCGCAAAAGTTGTACCCAGGCGAAAAGATCGCCGGTTTAATTGGTGGAATGCACCTGGAGGGTGTTCCAGATATCAGAATTGAATTAACCATCCGAAGTTTTTTGAATTATGGGGTTGAAACTGTTATTCCGCTGCATTGTACCGGAATGATAGCTATCTGTGAAATTAAGCGTTTTCTTAAAGAACGTTGCCATATCCTATCCGTAGGAGATGAAATTGTTCTTGAAAGATGA
- a CDS encoding Mrp/NBP35 family ATP-binding protein, whose protein sequence is MQQNSNSTCDNEKNGGCGHEGNPGIEKLTGNEFSNIRNVIAVMSGKGGVGKSSITSILACEYRKKGHSVGVLDADITGPSLPKMFGLKSGVRSNGSALFPSISNSGIRVMSLNLLTANEDDPVIWRGPVISGTVKQFWTDVAWGDLDCLFVDLPPGTGDVPLTVMQSLPLNGLIVVSSPQDLAVMIVSKAIKMAQMMNIPILGLVENMSGAVCPHCGEHFELFGPSRGEEIAQKFQIPYIGGLPVDPNFSKLCDQGKIEEYESNLFANFIPENMTQ, encoded by the coding sequence ATGCAACAAAATTCAAATTCTACATGTGACAATGAAAAAAACGGCGGGTGTGGTCATGAAGGCAATCCCGGTATTGAGAAATTGACCGGAAACGAATTTAGCAATATCAGGAACGTTATCGCTGTCATGAGTGGAAAAGGCGGTGTGGGAAAATCTTCTATAACATCAATACTTGCTTGTGAATATAGAAAAAAAGGCCATTCGGTGGGAGTGCTGGACGCGGATATCACCGGCCCGAGCCTGCCAAAAATGTTTGGTTTAAAGAGTGGGGTAAGAAGCAACGGCTCCGCGTTATTCCCCTCAATCAGCAATAGTGGGATAAGAGTTATGTCACTAAACTTATTGACCGCCAATGAAGATGACCCGGTTATTTGGCGCGGGCCGGTAATTTCCGGTACAGTCAAACAGTTTTGGACCGACGTGGCCTGGGGTGACCTTGATTGCCTTTTTGTTGACTTGCCGCCCGGCACTGGTGACGTTCCTTTGACTGTTATGCAATCCCTGCCTCTCAACGGCTTGATTGTTGTATCTTCACCACAAGATCTTGCCGTCATGATCGTGAGCAAGGCAATAAAGATGGCCCAAATGATGAATATTCCCATACTTGGTCTGGTTGAAAATATGAGTGGCGCCGTTTGCCCGCATTGCGGCGAACATTTTGAGTTGTTTGGACCTAGCCGGGGTGAAGAGATCGCCCAGAAATTTCAGATACCGTATATTGGAGGATTGCCGGTAGACCCCAATTTTTCAAAGCTCTGTGATCAAGGTAAGATTGAGGAGTATGAGAGTAACCTTTTTGCTAATTTTATCCCTGAAAATATGACTCAATAG
- a CDS encoding NifB/NifX family molybdenum-iron cluster-binding protein yields MKIALPIAGDQLCMHFGHCERFDFFDVNPETKEILKKESFTPPPHEPGLYPRLLGEKGANIIIAGGMGPRAQELFNQNGVNVVVGANSASGSPEDIVRLFLAGNLETGDNACDH; encoded by the coding sequence ATGAAAATCGCGCTACCTATCGCAGGAGATCAGTTATGTATGCATTTTGGACATTGTGAAAGATTTGATTTTTTTGACGTCAACCCTGAAACCAAAGAAATTCTAAAAAAAGAATCATTTACGCCCCCGCCGCATGAGCCTGGTTTGTACCCGAGATTACTGGGCGAAAAAGGAGCTAACATTATCATTGCCGGTGGTATGGGCCCGCGGGCACAGGAATTGTTCAACCAGAATGGCGTAAATGTAGTAGTTGGCGCTAATTCAGCCTCAGGTAGTCCGGAAGATATCGTCAGGCTGTTTTTGGCCGGCAATCTGGAAACAGGGGATAATGCCTGCGATCATTAA
- a CDS encoding ATP-binding protein, with the protein MKEIVVISGKGGTGKTSVAASLVVLAERSVVADCDVDAADLHLVLDPRVIKTEDFTGGKSARIVPGKCSSCGKCLEICWFNAVIKDERKKPAYIIDHIACEGCGVCSYFCPEKAIDFEPSVNGQWFVSDTRYGPMVHARLGIAEENSGKLVSLVRNQARMLAEKDNLPYIIVDGPPGIGCPVISSITGADAVLIVTEPTVSGAHDLERVAELARHFKIPTFLCINKYDLNYETAKNIEEKARVSGITVIGRIHYDRAVTEAQIKGFPVVAFPESAAAKDMRTTWESLVRELN; encoded by the coding sequence GTGAAAGAGATAGTAGTTATCAGCGGAAAAGGAGGTACCGGTAAGACAAGCGTGGCGGCTTCCCTGGTCGTCCTGGCCGAAAGGTCGGTGGTGGCGGACTGTGACGTGGATGCGGCGGACCTGCACCTGGTGCTTGACCCCCGAGTTATAAAAACAGAGGATTTTACCGGTGGCAAGAGCGCCAGAATTGTTCCCGGCAAATGCAGCAGTTGTGGCAAATGTTTAGAAATTTGCTGGTTCAATGCTGTAATCAAAGATGAGAGAAAAAAACCTGCCTATATCATTGACCATATAGCCTGTGAAGGGTGTGGTGTTTGCAGTTACTTTTGCCCGGAGAAAGCCATCGATTTTGAGCCGTCCGTCAACGGCCAGTGGTTTGTTTCAGACACCCGATACGGCCCGATGGTCCATGCAAGGCTAGGCATCGCAGAAGAAAATTCCGGCAAGCTGGTTTCTCTAGTGCGCAATCAGGCAAGGATGCTCGCTGAAAAAGACAATTTGCCATACATTATTGTTGACGGCCCGCCTGGTATCGGCTGCCCGGTTATTTCTTCGATTACCGGTGCGGATGCCGTGCTGATCGTTACGGAACCCACGGTATCCGGTGCGCACGACCTGGAACGGGTGGCCGAACTGGCCAGACATTTTAAAATTCCCACTTTCCTTTGCATTAACAAATATGATCTCAACTATGAGACAGCTAAAAACATTGAGGAGAAAGCAAGGGTGAGTGGAATTACTGTTATAGGAAGGATTCACTATGACCGGGCTGTCACCGAAGCCCAGATCAAAGGATTCCCGGTGGTGGCATTCCCGGAATCGGCAGCGGCAAAAGATATGAGAACAACATGGGAAAGCTTGGTAAGAGAACTAAATTAA
- a CDS encoding ATP-binding protein has translation MTKELTIAVASGKGGTGKTTVSVNLACAAAAAGYKAAYLDSDVEEPNGHLFLKPCIVRRYPVNVPVPAVDTEKCIACGACGEICQYSAILCINKSVLTFEKMCHGCGGCQLVCPTAAITEKSREIGFVEEGVAGEISFVHGKLNIGEAMSTPLIKTVRSAGKNNLLNIVDAPPGTSCPVITAIKGVDFVILVTEPTPFGLNDLGLALDMIKELGIPHAVVVNRSDLDNNLARDFCREKEVKLLAEIPDDRRIAEAYSRGELAFSAASGYRGVFEDLLIAIVKEARR, from the coding sequence ATGACTAAAGAATTGACTATTGCCGTGGCAAGCGGCAAGGGAGGGACAGGTAAGACTACTGTTTCTGTAAATCTTGCCTGTGCTGCGGCAGCAGCAGGATATAAAGCAGCTTATCTTGATAGTGATGTAGAAGAGCCAAACGGGCACCTCTTCCTGAAACCCTGCATTGTGCGCCGCTACCCGGTCAACGTGCCGGTTCCGGCGGTTGACACCGAAAAATGCATTGCTTGCGGCGCCTGCGGGGAGATTTGTCAATACAGCGCTATTTTGTGCATTAATAAAAGTGTCCTCACTTTTGAAAAAATGTGCCACGGGTGTGGTGGTTGTCAGTTGGTCTGTCCCACCGCTGCAATTACCGAAAAAAGCAGGGAAATTGGATTCGTAGAAGAAGGAGTAGCCGGGGAAATATCTTTTGTCCATGGCAAGCTCAATATAGGCGAGGCTATGAGCACGCCGCTAATCAAAACAGTTCGTTCGGCAGGCAAAAATAATTTATTAAATATTGTTGACGCGCCCCCAGGCACCTCATGTCCGGTAATCACAGCGATCAAAGGAGTGGATTTCGTAATTCTTGTCACCGAACCGACCCCTTTCGGACTGAACGACCTGGGCCTTGCCTTAGATATGATCAAAGAACTGGGTATCCCACACGCGGTAGTTGTGAACAGGTCCGATCTGGATAATAATTTAGCCCGCGATTTCTGCAGGGAAAAAGAAGTTAAATTGTTGGCGGAGATCCCGGACGACCGCAGGATAGCCGAGGCTTATTCCAGAGGTGAATTGGCGTTTTCCGCTGCTTCTGGCTACCGGGGCGTTTTCGAAGATCTCCTAATTGCTATTGTGAAAGAGGCGAGACGGTGA
- a CDS encoding DUF5320 domain-containing protein encodes MPGFNGKGPLGMGAMTGRGRGFCISSILPGTSLALKLGRGGQRGWWRSDFATGMLIGLGGYFANSLLAKHVTLPASGEDELNLLKEEAGYLESALEQIRKHIKELENKD; translated from the coding sequence GTGCCAGGATTTAACGGAAAAGGTCCATTAGGTATGGGGGCAATGACGGGACGCGGACGCGGATTTTGTATAAGTAGTATTCTTCCTGGTACCAGTTTAGCTCTAAAGCTTGGCCGTGGTGGACAGCGCGGCTGGTGGCGCTCCGACTTTGCCACCGGAATGCTTATTGGACTAGGTGGATACTTTGCCAATTCCTTATTGGCAAAGCATGTTACACTTCCGGCAAGCGGCGAGGATGAGCTAAACCTTCTTAAGGAAGAAGCAGGTTACCTGGAAAGCGCCCTTGAACAGATTAGAAAACACATTAAAGAACTGGAAAATAAAGATTAG
- a CDS encoding NifB/NifX family molybdenum-iron cluster-binding protein: MKIAISAQGQTVESKVDIRFGRCNWFVVVDTDTGDYHAVSNDQNLNAAQGAGIQSAEIVSRQGVEAVITGHCGPKAFRTLSVAGIKLFTGADGTVADTLERFKKGMLTEAEEADVEGHWL, encoded by the coding sequence CTGAAAATAGCAATTTCCGCTCAGGGACAAACCGTTGAAAGCAAGGTAGATATTAGATTTGGCCGGTGCAACTGGTTTGTCGTGGTAGATACAGATACGGGTGATTACCACGCAGTGAGTAATGATCAAAATTTGAACGCTGCTCAGGGTGCCGGTATTCAATCGGCGGAAATAGTCAGCCGCCAGGGAGTGGAAGCTGTAATCACCGGACACTGTGGACCAAAGGCTTTTCGGACATTAAGCGTTGCAGGCATTAAGTTGTTTACCGGTGCCGATGGCACTGTAGCAGATACCCTGGAAAGATTTAAAAAAGGTATGCTGACAGAAGCGGAAGAGGCAGATGTAGAAGGTCACTGGCTTTAA
- a CDS encoding iron-sulfur cluster assembly scaffold protein gives MEISVYDNEVLMNHFMNPSNVGKIENADGIGMAGNPSCSDYVKIYIKVDGDQLKDIKYEVHGCPAAIATSSVFSELVKGKPIMEALDVNDQDVVKALNGLPEQKLHCSCMAVEAFDKAVIDWIMRILPEHKEEIESMVKSTQKGKLDG, from the coding sequence ATGGAAATCAGCGTCTATGATAATGAGGTATTAATGAATCATTTTATGAATCCGAGCAACGTTGGAAAAATTGAGAATGCTGACGGAATTGGAATGGCGGGTAATCCCTCATGCAGTGATTATGTAAAGATATACATTAAAGTCGACGGCGATCAATTAAAAGATATAAAATATGAAGTGCATGGCTGCCCGGCAGCTATTGCCACGTCCAGCGTTTTTAGCGAACTGGTTAAAGGCAAGCCGATTATGGAAGCCTTAGATGTAAACGACCAGGACGTTGTTAAAGCTTTAAACGGTTTACCTGAACAAAAATTACATTGTTCTTGTATGGCTGTGGAGGCTTTCGATAAAGCTGTTATAGACTGGATTATGCGGATCCTTCCAGAACACAAGGAAGAGATTGAATCAATGGTTAAATCCACCCAAAAGGGTAAATTGGATGGATAA
- a CDS encoding MerR family transcriptional regulator, translating into MPTWDDDKPMLNIGIVAQLLVVHPETLRIWEKNKLINPARKNKQRLYSNNNLKRLKFIHNLINVKGLNIAGVQQVIAMYSCWKTKSCIDSQTRNKSEAVNKFKPCWKENESYCVVVQDQADICNDCKYYQKS; encoded by the coding sequence ATGCCTACCTGGGATGACGACAAACCAATGCTAAATATTGGTATAGTAGCACAACTACTTGTAGTTCACCCTGAAACGCTCCGTATATGGGAGAAAAATAAATTGATTAATCCAGCAAGAAAAAATAAGCAAAGACTTTATTCAAATAATAATTTAAAAAGGTTAAAGTTTATCCATAATCTAATTAATGTTAAAGGACTTAATATTGCAGGCGTGCAACAGGTCATTGCTATGTATTCCTGCTGGAAAACTAAAAGTTGCATAGATAGTCAAACCAGGAATAAAAGTGAGGCAGTAAACAAGTTTAAACCTTGTTGGAAGGAAAACGAATCATATTGCGTAGTGGTTCAGGATCAGGCGGATATTTGTAATGATTGTAAATATTATCAGAAAAGTTAA
- a CDS encoding DsrE/DsrF/DrsH-like family protein — MTKKILIVGGVAGGASAAARLRRLDEEAEIILFERGEFISFANCGLPYYIGGAIQERNKLLVQTPEAMHARFNIDIRVNSEVIGIDAKNNSVKVASETRGVYDETYDFLVLSPGAKAIRPKIPGIEHPGIFTLRNIPDTDNIKDFIERKLVKKAVVVGGGFVGVEVAENLTEKGIAVTIVEAAPHILAPFDSDMVTRAEKELQEHGIALVLGDSVTGFSDRNGIVEVALKSEKRLEADLIILAIGVTPDTGFIKDSGIELGPKGHIVVNDKLQTSINNIYAVGDAIETVDFVNGQKTTIPLAGPANKQGRIAADNICGIASTYKGTQGTSIIKIFSLTGACTGSNERTLANSGIPFHVIYVHPNAHAAYYPGAAPLSIKLIFDSEGKILGAQAFGYEGVDKRIDDIATVIRLRGTVTDLTELELAYAPPYSSAKDPVNMAGYVAENVLRGRMEVVLPRDMNTIDLNRVQLVDVRTEEEYKNGHIEGAVHIPVDSIRDRISEFSKDKEIWLYCKVGLRGYIAASVLSQKGYKVKNLTGGYESFMLANFKPSGISTKDTDAESSVLKAMNNYTRVLDACGLCCPGPLMQVKNCIDDMAIGEILKITASDPGFYEDIKAWCQRTNNELVELNKEGALITAYIKKTGAELISAAPEMTRVRDNKTLVVFSGDLDKALASFIIANGAATMGKKVTMFFTFWGLNIIRKHNQPAVEKGFMDKMFGMMMPRGSKKLKLSKMNMMGLGTMMMKAVMKNKNVPSLEELIEAAIESGIELVACQMSMDVMGLKPEELLPGVKIGGVGYYLGEAEDSNVNLFI; from the coding sequence ATGACTAAGAAAATCCTCATTGTTGGTGGAGTTGCCGGTGGCGCTTCAGCCGCCGCCAGGTTAAGAAGACTAGATGAAGAAGCAGAAATCATTCTCTTTGAACGAGGGGAATTTATTTCTTTCGCTAACTGTGGTCTGCCTTATTACATCGGCGGCGCTATCCAAGAGAGAAATAAGCTACTGGTGCAAACGCCGGAAGCGATGCACGCCAGGTTTAACATTGACATTAGAGTAAACAGTGAAGTCATTGGTATTGATGCGAAAAACAACTCTGTCAAAGTAGCTAGCGAGACGCGGGGCGTTTATGACGAAACCTACGACTTTTTAGTTCTGTCTCCCGGCGCCAAAGCTATTCGGCCCAAAATTCCTGGCATTGAACATCCCGGCATTTTTACCTTGCGCAACATCCCGGATACCGATAATATAAAAGATTTCATTGAGCGAAAGCTGGTAAAAAAAGCGGTTGTCGTTGGTGGCGGCTTTGTCGGAGTTGAAGTGGCAGAGAATTTAACCGAAAAGGGCATTGCCGTTACAATAGTCGAAGCGGCTCCCCATATCCTGGCCCCCTTTGATTCCGATATGGTCACCAGGGCCGAAAAAGAACTGCAAGAGCATGGGATTGCCCTGGTCTTAGGTGATAGCGTTACCGGGTTTAGCGATCGAAACGGTATCGTCGAAGTTGCCTTAAAAAGTGAGAAAAGGCTTGAGGCAGATCTAATTATATTGGCAATAGGAGTTACCCCTGATACCGGCTTTATCAAGGATTCCGGCATTGAATTAGGTCCTAAAGGTCATATCGTCGTTAATGACAAGCTGCAGACCAGCATAAATAATATTTACGCTGTAGGAGACGCGATAGAGACAGTGGATTTCGTCAACGGACAAAAGACCACCATTCCCCTGGCCGGACCAGCTAACAAACAAGGCAGAATTGCCGCTGACAATATCTGTGGCATAGCGTCCACTTACAAGGGGACGCAAGGCACCAGCATAATTAAAATTTTTAGTTTAACCGGCGCCTGTACCGGTAGCAATGAACGGACTTTAGCCAATTCAGGCATCCCTTTTCACGTTATTTATGTTCATCCCAATGCTCATGCCGCCTACTACCCGGGTGCCGCTCCGCTGTCCATCAAGTTAATCTTCGACAGTGAAGGGAAAATTCTCGGAGCCCAGGCCTTTGGTTATGAGGGGGTGGATAAGCGAATTGATGATATCGCCACAGTGATTAGGCTGCGGGGTACGGTCACTGACTTAACCGAGCTGGAATTGGCATATGCTCCCCCCTATTCCTCGGCAAAGGACCCGGTTAACATGGCTGGTTATGTGGCGGAAAACGTCTTACGCGGGAGGATGGAAGTCGTCCTGCCGAGAGACATGAATACAATCGATTTAAACCGGGTTCAGCTGGTAGATGTAAGAACAGAAGAGGAATACAAGAATGGACACATCGAAGGCGCCGTGCACATTCCGGTAGACTCTATCAGAGATAGAATTAGTGAATTCTCGAAGGATAAAGAGATTTGGCTATATTGCAAGGTCGGTCTGCGAGGTTATATCGCAGCTAGTGTTTTGAGCCAAAAGGGCTATAAAGTTAAAAACCTGACAGGGGGATACGAAAGTTTTATGCTGGCCAATTTTAAACCTTCCGGCATTTCGACAAAGGATACCGATGCGGAATCGAGCGTACTTAAAGCGATGAATAATTATACGAGAGTTTTAGACGCCTGTGGGCTATGTTGCCCTGGTCCCCTGATGCAAGTGAAAAATTGCATCGACGACATGGCGATCGGTGAAATTTTGAAAATAACAGCATCTGACCCGGGGTTTTATGAAGATATCAAGGCCTGGTGCCAACGCACCAATAACGAGTTAGTTGAACTAAATAAAGAAGGAGCCCTGATAACAGCTTATATAAAAAAGACCGGAGCAGAATTAATTAGTGCCGCCCCTGAAATGACCCGGGTTAGAGATAACAAGACCCTGGTTGTCTTCAGCGGAGATTTGGATAAAGCCTTAGCCTCTTTCATCATCGCCAACGGTGCCGCCACCATGGGTAAAAAGGTTACCATGTTTTTCACCTTTTGGGGGCTGAATATTATCAGAAAGCACAATCAGCCGGCTGTTGAAAAAGGCTTTATGGATAAGATGTTTGGGATGATGATGCCCCGGGGCAGCAAAAAACTGAAACTGTCAAAAATGAATATGATGGGTTTGGGAACAATGATGATGAAAGCCGTGATGAAAAATAAAAATGTTCCGTCTTTAGAAGAATTAATTGAGGCGGCTATCGAAAGCGGCATTGAACTTGTGGCCTGCCAAATGTCCATGGATGTCATGGGTTTAAAACCGGAAGAATTGCTGCCTGGTGTAAAAATCGGCGGTGTTGGTTATTATCTGGGTGAAGCTGAGGACTCCAACGTCAATTTGTTTATCTAA
- a CDS encoding ArsR/SmtB family transcription factor, translated as MHNDFEIYFETAELLKVIAHPVRLCIIRGLLDKGQCNVTYMQTCLKLPQSTISQHVQKLRAAKVIVGKRNGVEIGYRINNDTVKQLINILFPEEEQKND; from the coding sequence ATGCATAATGACTTTGAAATATATTTTGAAACAGCCGAATTATTAAAGGTTATTGCTCATCCCGTAAGATTGTGCATTATCCGTGGACTGCTGGACAAAGGGCAATGCAATGTCACCTATATGCAAACCTGCTTGAAGTTGCCTCAATCAACCATATCGCAGCATGTTCAAAAGCTTCGCGCCGCTAAAGTGATTGTTGGTAAAAGGAACGGGGTGGAAATTGGTTACAGAATTAATAACGATACAGTTAAACAATTGATTAACATTTTATTTCCTGAGGAGGAGCAAAAAAATGACTAA